From a single Candidatus Bathyarchaeota archaeon genomic region:
- the rfbB gene encoding dTDP-glucose 4,6-dehydratase produces MKVLVTGGLGFIGSNFCRHMLAKYPDYEIINVDKVGIGANPANLHDIENDKRYTFIKGDICNPQLMNRLIHQVDAVVNIAAETHVDRSIVDPNVFLQNNTLGTFTILEGIRRHNHKARLLQVSTDEVYGEALEGSFTENSPPKPSNPYSASKAAADMFVLSYHKTFGLNVSITRCTNNFGPYQMPEKLIPKTVIRALRDLPIPIYGKGTNIRDWIYVTDHCEAISTVLEKGEPGEIYNVSAGNEVTNIEIVKKIISLLKKPEDLITFVEDRPGHDTRYSLDSSKTRKELGWKPKATFQEALESTVEWYLKNEHWWTPFATDVILHPTPWKLGGSR; encoded by the coding sequence ATGAAAGTGTTAGTGACAGGCGGCTTAGGTTTTATCGGCAGCAACTTCTGCAGGCACATGCTTGCAAAGTACCCTGACTACGAAATTATAAACGTCGACAAAGTAGGCATCGGAGCGAATCCTGCAAACTTGCATGATATAGAGAACGATAAACGCTACACCTTCATAAAAGGCGATATCTGCAACCCCCAACTCATGAACCGCCTAATCCACCAAGTGGACGCAGTAGTTAACATCGCCGCGGAAACGCATGTTGACCGAAGCATCGTAGACCCAAACGTTTTTCTCCAAAATAACACCTTAGGAACTTTCACGATTCTGGAGGGCATCCGTCGTCACAACCACAAAGCCCGCCTACTACAAGTGTCTACGGACGAAGTTTACGGCGAAGCCTTAGAGGGTTCTTTCACGGAGAATTCTCCTCCTAAACCATCCAACCCCTACTCGGCATCCAAAGCCGCCGCCGACATGTTCGTCTTGTCCTACCACAAAACCTTCGGCTTAAATGTCTCAATTACTCGATGCACAAACAACTTTGGACCCTACCAAATGCCTGAGAAACTAATTCCCAAAACAGTCATCCGCGCCCTAAGGGACTTGCCTATTCCAATTTACGGCAAAGGCACCAACATCCGCGACTGGATCTACGTTACCGATCACTGTGAAGCCATAAGCACCGTGCTGGAGAAAGGTGAGCCGGGTGAAATCTACAATGTATCCGCGGGCAACGAAGTCACCAACATAGAAATAGTCAAAAAAATCATCAGCCTACTCAAAAAACCCGAAGACCTCATAACCTTCGTCGAAGACCGACCTGGGCATGACACCCGCTACAGCCTTGACTCCTCCAAGACACGCAAGGAGTTAGGTTGGAAACCTAAAGCCACCTTCCAGGAGGCTTTAGAGTCAACAGTGGAGTGGTACCTTAAAAATGAGCATTGGTGGACCCCGTTTGCGACTGATGTGATTTTACATCCGACACCTTGGAAGCTGGGTGGTTCCCGTTGA
- a CDS encoding YhbY family RNA-binding protein — protein sequence MSKITTRMKRHVRHVLKDENPTIWVGKDGLTPQSIAEMEKQLQKNKMVKVRILPAALKELTTAEEIAKKAAKETEAALVEVRGHVFILFRKRRSPEAPPTQS from the coding sequence TTGAGCAAGATAACTACAAGGATGAAGCGCCACGTTAGGCACGTGCTAAAAGATGAGAACCCGACGATTTGGGTGGGCAAAGACGGCTTAACACCGCAGTCAATCGCCGAGATGGAAAAGCAACTCCAAAAGAATAAGATGGTGAAAGTCAGAATACTCCCGGCTGCGCTCAAAGAGTTGACGACGGCTGAGGAAATAGCAAAAAAAGCTGCAAAAGAAACAGAAGCCGCTTTGGTAGAAGTGCGGGGGCACGTTTTTATCCTGTTTAGGAAGCGCAGGTCGCCTGAAGCCCCGCCAACTCAGTCATAA
- the rfbD gene encoding dTDP-4-dehydrorhamnose reductase translates to MKLLITGAGGLYGSKLAQLALERGFEVYSSDLSVQSVYGKSVKLDVSVKAEVDDVFRTVKPDVVVHAATLTDVDKCELNKHLAWAVNVDGTKHIREASEREEAFLVYISTDYVFSGEKAPYVESDAADPINYYGLTKLVAEEIVQTLPEFFIARPSVIYGATPAAGKVNFALWLIETLQKGERVKIVKDQWNTPTLNTNLAEMTLEAIERHLTGIYHLSGATRVSRYEFALKIAETFKLDKTLIDKVASSQFTWPAKRPVDSSLDTSLAQRTLQCKPLPLDEALERLKVELSEKKA, encoded by the coding sequence TTGAAGCTGCTGATTACTGGTGCTGGCGGTCTTTACGGTTCAAAACTTGCGCAGTTGGCGCTTGAGAGGGGTTTTGAGGTTTATTCTTCTGACCTTTCGGTTCAGTCGGTTTATGGTAAATCGGTTAAGCTGGACGTTTCAGTTAAAGCGGAAGTTGACGATGTTTTTAGAACAGTTAAGCCTGATGTGGTTGTTCATGCTGCAACTTTAACTGATGTAGATAAATGTGAATTAAACAAGCATCTGGCTTGGGCGGTTAACGTGGACGGCACAAAACACATCAGGGAAGCATCCGAGCGTGAGGAAGCATTTCTGGTTTACATTTCAACAGATTACGTGTTCAGCGGCGAGAAAGCGCCCTATGTAGAGTCAGATGCAGCTGACCCCATAAACTATTATGGGTTAACCAAACTCGTAGCCGAAGAAATCGTCCAAACTCTACCCGAATTCTTCATCGCCCGTCCCAGCGTAATTTATGGCGCCACTCCTGCGGCTGGAAAAGTAAACTTTGCGCTCTGGCTTATCGAAACCCTGCAAAAAGGTGAACGGGTCAAAATTGTCAAGGACCAATGGAACACCCCCACACTTAACACTAACCTCGCCGAGATGACGCTTGAAGCCATTGAACGGCACTTAACTGGAATCTATCACTTGTCTGGTGCTACGCGGGTTAGCCGCTACGAGTTCGCCCTCAAAATCGCTGAAACCTTCAAATTAGATAAAACCTTAATCGACAAGGTTGCTTCATCGCAGTTCACTTGGCCAGCTAAACGTCCAGTTGACTCCTCGCTTGACACTTCGCTGGCTCAGCGAACCCTTCAATGTAAACCGTTACCGTTAGATGAGGCGCTTGAACGTCTTAAAGTGGAACTCTCAGAGAAAAAGGCTTAG
- a CDS encoding 8-oxoguanine DNA glycosylase produces the protein MRLDVAFDLDFSLGCGQVFRWRKIGGWWYGVVGDKVIKIRQCGSDLEFEGANEGFVRQYFGLNDNLKEISRCISKDSYIQAALKRFEGLRIVRQVPWECLSSFICATYKSIAAIELMLRKISEKYGEKRVFDGCVFHTFPSARKLAGVSEEGLLGCGLGYRAKYLQATAKKVVEEEIDLEAFRALPYLDARRRLLEFSGVGLKVADCVLLFSLEKPEAFPVDVWVKRVILNHYADKFPQELVAKMKSHNSLTNGEYIKIGDFARSYFGCYAGYAQEYLFHYERTQH, from the coding sequence ATGCGGCTTGATGTGGCGTTTGATTTGGATTTTTCGCTCGGTTGCGGGCAGGTGTTTCGTTGGCGAAAAATCGGTGGTTGGTGGTATGGGGTTGTCGGCGACAAAGTCATCAAGATTCGTCAGTGCGGTTCGGATTTGGAGTTTGAGGGCGCCAACGAGGGGTTTGTGCGGCAGTATTTTGGGTTAAACGATAACTTAAAAGAAATCAGCCGCTGCATCTCTAAAGACAGCTACATCCAAGCCGCACTAAAGCGGTTCGAAGGGTTACGCATTGTGCGACAAGTGCCCTGGGAATGCTTATCCAGCTTTATTTGCGCTACCTACAAGAGTATAGCTGCCATAGAGTTGATGCTGCGTAAAATTTCAGAGAAATATGGAGAAAAAAGAGTTTTTGACGGCTGCGTGTTTCACACTTTTCCATCCGCGCGAAAGCTTGCAGGTGTAAGTGAAGAGGGGTTGCTTGGGTGCGGTTTAGGTTACCGCGCAAAATACCTACAGGCCACCGCCAAAAAAGTCGTTGAAGAAGAAATTGACCTTGAAGCCTTCCGGGCTCTGCCGTATTTGGATGCTCGGCGGAGGCTTTTGGAGTTTTCGGGTGTTGGTTTGAAGGTGGCTGATTGTGTGTTGCTATTTTCGCTGGAGAAGCCCGAGGCGTTTCCGGTGGATGTCTGGGTTAAACGGGTAATCCTAAACCACTACGCCGACAAGTTCCCCCAAGAGTTGGTAGCGAAGATGAAAAGTCACAACTCCTTAACAAACGGTGAATACATTAAAATTGGCGATTTTGCCCGCAGCTACTTCGGCTGCTATGCTGGCTACGCACAGGAATACCTCTTCCATTACGAGCGGACGCAACATTAA
- a CDS encoding GTP-binding protein: MPRFKQIPQIQALMGNKAQIRNIGIIAHIDHGKTTLADSLLAGAGLLSPQMAGVARVLDYLEEEQKRKITIKTANITLLYKKDEQAYLIHLVDTPGHVDFTGKVTRALRVTDGAVVVVDAVEEIMAQTEILTRQALEERVRPVLFINKVDRLITELQLSEEQIQTKLTQIINRFNDLIELYTENPYRAQWKINPAAGSVAFGSALHGWGFTYGIAKQQGVKFTDIIKAVKAGEHNKLKKTLPVYEAIFEMATTVLPSPREAQAYRITKIWDGQVGSKVGKSLTKCSDDGPAVVYVTNIHAEPGGDTTVSGRLFSGKVQKGDRLHLVDALIDAEVKQVALDMGSFREEVSEISAGNLASLTLTGRVQAGETLVDLADKEGMVPFEGVSYVSEAVVTVAVEPKNPSEIEVMQQGLARLALEDPNLKTATDKETGEYLLSGMGELHLEVALNQLRNECGIEVTVSSPRVVYMECAQKKGVVALAKSPNKQSSFWVQVEPEQDASSPEDDKGIILSIDEHRNVFFDCESKTDYVCEEVLEAIIAGFEYACGAGPLCGEPIRHLKVNLTDFQLGEGAEANSEVMRGVGKGIFASFLTADPTLQEPVYKIIITVASELASESSRILSTRRGKVTSFEQKGLLTQISGYIPVAETFGFSKELRSATSGRAVWQSFFDHWEKMPKKLAAEVIAELRKRKGLAPEVPKPEKFMEQQ; the protein is encoded by the coding sequence ATGCCGCGGTTCAAGCAAATCCCCCAAATCCAAGCCCTAATGGGCAACAAAGCACAAATTCGCAACATAGGCATAATCGCCCATATCGACCACGGCAAAACCACCCTGGCGGATTCTCTTCTGGCTGGCGCGGGATTACTTTCGCCACAGATGGCTGGCGTCGCGCGGGTGCTTGATTACCTTGAAGAGGAACAGAAACGCAAAATCACCATAAAAACCGCCAACATAACGTTGCTCTACAAGAAAGACGAGCAAGCTTACCTTATCCACTTAGTTGACACGCCTGGTCATGTGGATTTCACGGGTAAAGTCACACGGGCACTTCGCGTCACCGACGGGGCAGTCGTGGTGGTGGATGCAGTTGAGGAGATTATGGCGCAAACCGAAATCCTCACCCGCCAAGCCCTCGAAGAACGCGTCCGCCCTGTTCTTTTCATAAACAAAGTCGACCGCCTCATCACTGAGCTGCAGTTAAGTGAGGAGCAAATCCAAACTAAACTCACCCAAATAATCAACCGCTTCAACGACCTAATCGAACTCTACACCGAAAACCCCTACAGAGCCCAATGGAAAATCAACCCCGCCGCGGGTAGCGTGGCGTTTGGTTCGGCGCTGCACGGTTGGGGTTTCACTTATGGCATAGCAAAACAGCAGGGCGTCAAATTCACAGACATAATCAAAGCCGTCAAAGCAGGCGAGCATAATAAACTCAAAAAAACCCTGCCAGTGTATGAGGCGATTTTTGAAATGGCTACCACTGTGCTCCCAAGTCCGAGGGAGGCGCAAGCTTACCGAATTACCAAGATTTGGGATGGGCAGGTTGGCTCAAAAGTTGGCAAATCACTCACAAAATGCAGCGATGATGGACCTGCAGTGGTGTATGTAACGAACATTCATGCAGAACCTGGCGGCGACACTACGGTTTCGGGCAGATTGTTCTCAGGAAAAGTGCAAAAAGGTGACAGGCTGCATCTTGTGGATGCCCTCATTGACGCTGAAGTGAAACAGGTTGCCCTTGACATGGGCTCGTTCCGTGAAGAAGTCTCCGAGATTTCAGCAGGCAACTTGGCTTCACTGACATTGACTGGACGGGTTCAAGCAGGGGAAACCCTTGTTGACTTAGCAGATAAAGAGGGCATGGTTCCCTTTGAGGGCGTCAGCTATGTTTCTGAAGCCGTTGTCACGGTAGCTGTTGAACCCAAAAATCCCTCCGAAATCGAGGTGATGCAGCAGGGTTTAGCGAGACTGGCACTCGAAGACCCCAACCTCAAAACCGCAACAGACAAAGAAACAGGCGAGTACCTACTCAGTGGCATGGGAGAATTGCACCTTGAAGTAGCACTAAACCAGCTTAGAAACGAATGCGGCATCGAAGTCACCGTTTCGTCACCAAGAGTCGTATACATGGAGTGCGCCCAAAAAAAGGGCGTTGTTGCTTTGGCTAAAAGTCCAAATAAGCAGAGCAGTTTTTGGGTGCAGGTTGAACCAGAACAGGATGCATCATCACCGGAAGATGACAAGGGCATTATTCTGTCAATCGACGAGCACCGCAACGTATTTTTTGATTGTGAAAGCAAAACCGATTACGTCTGCGAAGAGGTTCTGGAGGCTATCATCGCGGGGTTCGAGTACGCTTGCGGTGCGGGGCCGCTGTGTGGTGAACCGATTCGGCATCTAAAAGTTAACCTCACTGATTTCCAGCTTGGCGAGGGTGCAGAGGCAAACTCTGAGGTTATGCGTGGCGTCGGTAAAGGGATTTTTGCAAGCTTCCTAACTGCCGACCCAACGCTCCAAGAACCAGTCTACAAAATAATAATTACTGTCGCCTCTGAACTTGCCAGTGAATCCTCCCGCATCCTCTCAACCAGACGAGGCAAAGTCACCTCGTTTGAACAAAAAGGACTCTTAACCCAAATCAGCGGCTACATACCAGTTGCCGAAACCTTCGGTTTCTCAAAAGAACTCCGCTCAGCAACCTCAGGCAGGGCTGTTTGGCAATCCTTCTTTGACCATTGGGAAAAAATGCCAAAAAAACTCGCCGCCGAAGTCATTGCTGAACTACGTAAACGCAAAGGTTTAGCGCCTGAAGTGCCTAAACCCGAAAAGTTCATGGAGCAGCAGTAA
- a CDS encoding ribonuclease P, translating to MMKQSSIKQIANQRIEILFEQAKKVVKADPKLAAQYIGSVRRIAMAAKIRLPTEFRRQTCKDCNALFVHGVNCRVRVKQKREPHVVVTCLNCGKQTRYMIKKKVQKTVEQDNYKDEAPR from the coding sequence ATGATGAAGCAGAGTAGCATTAAGCAGATTGCTAATCAACGCATCGAGATACTCTTTGAGCAGGCCAAAAAAGTAGTTAAAGCCGACCCTAAACTGGCAGCCCAATACATCGGCTCTGTGCGGCGCATTGCCATGGCGGCCAAAATCCGTTTACCAACAGAATTCCGAAGACAAACCTGCAAAGATTGCAACGCGCTGTTTGTGCATGGGGTTAACTGTCGGGTTAGGGTAAAGCAGAAAAGGGAGCCTCACGTCGTAGTAACATGTTTAAACTGCGGGAAACAAACCCGTTATATGATTAAGAAAAAGGTGCAAAAGACAGTTGAGCAAGATAACTACAAGGATGAAGCGCCACGTTAG
- a CDS encoding oligosaccharide flippase family protein, whose amino-acid sequence MSKATDMAKVSAKGGFHLLWGLVASTLISSIGTILIAIFLGEDNMGLYAIAVAAPNIMTIFRDWGINTAMIKYSAQYNSENNVAKIRSIFVSGLAFEIVFGLALTLLSIAISGFLADVFQRPAIAQLIQITSLFILSGALINTATAAFTGLEKMHLNSIMLIVQSVVKTFLIIGLVLVGLGTLGAVVGYSVAVMIAGMSGVLLMYTLYRSLPKSADGGLEIIKTTKMMLKYGLPLSIGAILTGLLTQFYGIILPIFVSDNAAIGNYSVATNFVVLITFFATPVITMLLPAFSKLNYQKEPEVLQNVFQYSVKYAALIVVPVTAIVMSLAQPAIGTIFGDRYLHAPLFLVLLSITYLMSALGTLSIGNLINSQGDTKFNLKMSILTVIVGFPLSFILVSQFGIIGLIVTTILVAVPPLLWSLVYIKRRYGVSIDWVSSAKILFSSGVTGVATYLVVSWLPFSSPIRLLLGVVLFVAVFLLIVVLTRTLSSSDLVNIRQIVDGLGPLRKPINLVLNLMEKLMPK is encoded by the coding sequence TTGAGTAAAGCTACTGATATGGCAAAAGTTTCAGCTAAAGGCGGCTTTCACTTACTTTGGGGGCTTGTTGCATCCACCCTTATCTCTTCGATCGGTACGATTCTTATTGCTATATTTTTAGGCGAAGACAACATGGGTCTTTATGCCATTGCTGTTGCTGCTCCCAACATTATGACGATTTTTAGGGATTGGGGTATCAACACTGCCATGATTAAATATTCTGCGCAGTATAACAGCGAAAATAATGTGGCTAAAATTAGGAGTATATTTGTATCTGGGTTGGCTTTTGAGATTGTTTTTGGTTTAGCTCTGACTTTGCTTTCAATTGCTATTTCGGGTTTTCTAGCTGATGTCTTTCAGCGTCCTGCGATTGCTCAATTGATTCAAATTACTTCTTTGTTCATTTTGTCAGGTGCACTTATCAATACTGCGACGGCCGCTTTTACGGGACTTGAGAAGATGCATCTTAACAGTATTATGTTGATTGTTCAGTCTGTGGTTAAGACTTTTCTAATTATTGGGCTTGTTTTGGTCGGTTTGGGTACTCTTGGTGCTGTGGTTGGTTATTCGGTAGCGGTTATGATTGCGGGTATGTCTGGAGTTTTATTAATGTATACGCTGTACCGTTCCCTGCCCAAATCTGCTGACGGCGGTTTGGAGATAATTAAAACTACCAAGATGATGCTCAAGTATGGGTTGCCGCTGTCTATAGGTGCTATTTTGACCGGCTTGTTAACTCAGTTTTATGGTATTATTTTGCCGATTTTTGTTTCGGATAATGCTGCGATAGGTAATTACTCGGTTGCGACTAACTTTGTTGTTTTGATTACTTTCTTTGCTACTCCGGTGATTACGATGTTGTTGCCTGCGTTTTCAAAACTTAACTATCAGAAAGAGCCTGAGGTTCTTCAGAATGTTTTTCAGTATTCAGTAAAATACGCTGCACTCATAGTGGTGCCAGTTACTGCTATTGTGATGTCGCTTGCGCAGCCTGCGATAGGCACGATTTTTGGGGACCGCTACTTGCATGCGCCTCTGTTTCTGGTGTTATTGTCTATTACTTACCTGATGTCTGCTTTGGGCACGTTAAGTATCGGTAATTTGATTAATAGTCAAGGGGATACGAAGTTTAACTTGAAAATGAGCATTTTAACTGTGATTGTTGGTTTTCCTTTGAGTTTTATTTTGGTTTCTCAATTTGGCATAATAGGTTTGATAGTTACAACCATTTTGGTTGCTGTTCCTCCGTTGCTATGGAGTTTGGTGTACATTAAACGGCGGTATGGTGTTTCTATAGATTGGGTTTCTTCGGCAAAGATTCTTTTCTCTTCAGGTGTGACTGGTGTTGCGACTTATTTAGTGGTTTCTTGGTTGCCGTTTAGCAGTCCCATCCGTTTGTTGTTGGGTGTAGTTTTGTTTGTGGCTGTTTTTCTACTGATTGTTGTATTGACAAGGACGTTAAGTAGCAGTGACCTTGTGAACATTAGGCAGATCGTGGATGGACTTGGGCCTCTGCGTAAACCCATAAACCTTGTTCTTAATTTGATGGAGAAACTGATGCCCAAATAG
- a CDS encoding glucose-1-phosphate thymidylyltransferase, which yields MKALVLSGGKGTRLRPLTFTCAKQLIPVANKPILGYVLDQVAATGVKKVGIITAHETGQFVEDYVRDGSTWGFSVNYIPQEPLGLAHAVKTAKKFLGQDSFVMCLGDNVTGQGLEAYVKKFKAERLDALIILKEVDNPSAFGIAQLDAKGNIVRLVEKPKTPMGNLAIIGTYLFSNKVHQAIERIKPSWRGELEITDAIQEMINMGFSVKAEILNSWWLDTGKKDDILSANAKILDEYIERDVKGAVTNSTVDGRVTVAEGSQIVNSTIRGPCVIGKNVLVENSFIGPYTSIGGGSKICNSNLEYCVVQENVTIKDVERLEDSLIGKNAKVARNQRNRTIKLHVGDFSEVEV from the coding sequence ATGAAAGCGCTCGTTCTAAGCGGCGGCAAAGGAACACGGCTACGTCCCTTAACCTTTACCTGCGCCAAACAGCTCATTCCAGTAGCTAACAAACCCATCTTAGGTTACGTTCTAGATCAAGTTGCGGCAACTGGGGTAAAAAAAGTCGGCATCATCACGGCACATGAAACGGGTCAATTCGTCGAAGACTACGTTCGCGACGGTTCCACTTGGGGCTTTAGCGTGAACTATATTCCTCAGGAGCCTTTAGGTTTAGCGCATGCCGTGAAGACTGCTAAGAAGTTTTTGGGGCAAGATTCCTTTGTTATGTGTCTTGGCGATAACGTTACTGGTCAAGGTTTAGAGGCGTATGTTAAGAAGTTCAAGGCTGAGCGTTTGGATGCGCTTATAATCCTAAAAGAAGTCGATAACCCCTCTGCCTTCGGCATAGCCCAACTGGATGCAAAAGGCAACATTGTACGCCTTGTGGAGAAGCCAAAAACACCCATGGGCAACCTCGCAATTATAGGTACTTACTTGTTCTCCAACAAAGTCCACCAAGCCATAGAACGCATCAAGCCGTCTTGGCGGGGCGAACTTGAAATCACTGACGCTATTCAAGAAATGATTAACATGGGTTTCTCTGTGAAGGCTGAAATCCTCAATTCATGGTGGCTTGACACAGGCAAAAAAGACGATATACTCTCGGCTAACGCCAAAATCTTAGACGAATACATAGAACGCGACGTTAAAGGTGCCGTAACTAACAGCACCGTAGATGGACGAGTAACGGTCGCGGAAGGTTCCCAAATCGTGAACAGCACCATCCGAGGGCCCTGTGTTATCGGCAAGAACGTTTTGGTTGAGAACTCTTTCATTGGCCCATACACGAGCATCGGTGGCGGCTCAAAAATATGCAACTCTAACCTCGAATACTGTGTCGTGCAAGAAAACGTCACTATAAAAGATGTTGAGCGCTTAGAGGACAGCTTAATCGGCAAAAACGCAAAAGTAGCACGCAACCAACGCAACCGAACAATAAAGTTACATGTAGGCGATTTCTCGGAAGTCGAAGTCTAG
- a CDS encoding dTDP-4-dehydrorhamnose 3,5-epimerase family protein, protein MLDGIRIKPVKRFSDERGFFCEAMRSDWKDLFGDDTIVQVNHSFTYPGVVRAWHRHLRGQVDYFLVLGGAAKICAFDDKSAELNEIVSSGLDLQVVRMPGHYWHGFKAVGTEPVMLVYFTTKLYDSKSPDEERRAWNDPTLIPKKINGKTTDERVGKSWDWNYPPHK, encoded by the coding sequence ATGTTAGACGGGATAAGAATTAAGCCAGTAAAGCGGTTCTCTGACGAGAGAGGCTTCTTCTGCGAAGCTATGCGATCGGACTGGAAAGACCTCTTCGGAGACGACACAATAGTCCAAGTTAATCATTCGTTTACTTATCCCGGTGTTGTTCGCGCTTGGCACCGCCACCTAAGAGGACAGGTGGATTACTTCTTGGTGCTTGGGGGGGCTGCAAAAATCTGTGCCTTCGACGACAAATCTGCCGAATTGAATGAAATCGTTTCAAGCGGATTGGATTTGCAGGTAGTCAGGATGCCGGGTCACTACTGGCACGGCTTCAAAGCAGTAGGCACAGAACCTGTTATGCTCGTTTATTTTACAACTAAACTGTATGATTCAAAGAGCCCTGACGAGGAACGGCGGGCTTGGAATGACCCAACACTCATTCCCAAGAAAATCAACGGGAAAACCACCGATGAGCGTGTTGGTAAAAGTTGGGATTGGAATTATCCACCACATAAGTGA
- a CDS encoding UDP-glucose/GDP-mannose dehydrogenase family protein produces the protein MRNQPKISVIGVGYVGLCTAVGLASKGYTVIACDIDAEKIGKINQGIPPFFEPGLQEKLSESIHTGKLKGLVNEAKKAILETDFTYVAVGTPSKFDGSIDLKYIESAAVSIGKALRHKKSYHITIIKSTVVPGTTQNVVLPILERESGKKCGEDFGLCMNPEFLRQGSAFQDTINADRVVVGSQDKRAGDMLEVLYRDFYCSHVPPIIRTTLSTAELIKYASNAMLATKISFINTIANICEKIPGADVKVVAEAMGLDKRIGPLFLDAGLGYGGSCFPKDVKALIACAKGFGYSPELLDSTESVNKKQPLKAVEFCKQQLGSLEGKKIAILGLAFKPDTDDMREARAIPIINELLNCGACVVAYDPVAMQVAKAIFKDSIHYASSAVECLRGADCCILVTEWPEFKKLAPDQFVALMKQPILIDGRRIYDPEEYGKRLRFSAIGLGR, from the coding sequence TTGAGAAATCAACCTAAAATTTCAGTTATAGGCGTTGGATACGTCGGTTTATGTACTGCTGTGGGTTTGGCAAGTAAGGGTTACACTGTTATTGCATGTGACATTGATGCGGAAAAAATTGGAAAGATAAATCAGGGTATTCCGCCGTTTTTTGAGCCTGGTCTTCAAGAAAAACTTTCCGAAAGCATCCACACAGGAAAACTGAAGGGTTTAGTTAACGAGGCGAAAAAGGCAATATTGGAAACTGACTTTACTTACGTGGCTGTTGGGACTCCTAGCAAATTCGATGGCAGTATTGACCTTAAATACATAGAATCAGCAGCGGTCAGTATCGGTAAGGCGTTAAGACACAAAAAAAGTTATCATATAACAATCATAAAGAGTACTGTTGTTCCGGGAACCACTCAGAACGTTGTATTGCCCATTTTGGAAAGGGAATCTGGCAAGAAATGCGGAGAAGACTTTGGTTTATGCATGAATCCTGAATTTCTGCGTCAAGGCTCCGCGTTTCAGGACACAATAAACGCTGACCGCGTGGTGGTTGGTTCACAAGATAAACGAGCAGGCGACATGCTTGAAGTTCTCTATCGAGATTTTTACTGTTCACATGTTCCGCCGATAATTCGAACAACGTTGTCTACGGCTGAACTGATCAAATACGCCAGTAACGCTATGCTTGCCACAAAAATCAGCTTCATCAACACAATCGCCAACATTTGTGAAAAAATTCCTGGTGCAGATGTTAAAGTTGTGGCTGAGGCGATGGGTTTGGATAAGCGAATTGGGCCATTGTTTTTGGATGCAGGTTTAGGTTACGGGGGTTCTTGTTTTCCTAAAGATGTTAAAGCTCTTATTGCTTGCGCTAAAGGGTTTGGTTATTCGCCTGAGTTGTTGGATTCTACTGAAAGTGTTAACAAGAAGCAGCCTCTTAAGGCAGTTGAATTCTGCAAACAGCAGCTTGGTTCATTGGAAGGTAAAAAAATTGCGATTCTCGGGTTGGCGTTTAAACCTGACACGGATGACATGCGTGAAGCAAGGGCTATTCCTATAATCAATGAACTGTTAAATTGTGGTGCTTGTGTAGTTGCTTATGATCCTGTTGCTATGCAGGTTGCCAAAGCCATCTTCAAGGACTCGATCCATTATGCGTCGTCTGCTGTTGAGTGTTTGAGGGGTGCTGATTGTTGCATTCTGGTGACGGAGTGGCCTGAATTCAAAAAACTTGCTCCTGACCAGTTTGTGGCGCTTATGAAGCAGCCTATTCTAATTGATGGTAGACGAATCTACGACCCTGAAGAATACGGGAAAAGATTGCGGTTTAGTGCCATCGGGTTGGGGCGTTAA